A stretch of Triticum aestivum cultivar Chinese Spring chromosome 1D, IWGSC CS RefSeq v2.1, whole genome shotgun sequence DNA encodes these proteins:
- the LOC123183330 gene encoding uncharacterized protein has translation MGGGDAGPEAAAEQGGQEAKRAAAAAYDYEADPRWADYWSNVLVPPHLAARPDVVAHFRRKFYQRFIDRDLVVEPMSTTGSTQPSRPDIRSSPSASTESVRARNSGSSSRSAAPPPAAPQAGAASPLRFDAKTIHFSVNAWVLVVAGLGMLPILPKHLADRACKLSLLGTVLSSGYSLYSTYGKPRELNMAAIQGWLQSVLGAKDFIHLMFSLLLVTSQLHLKIAALPVFCWALDHVARFLRRNFSRSSFYRGYLEEPCLWVETNNTTLSLLSSNAELALGFLLIISLFSWRRNFIQTFMYWNVLKMMYRAPVTSSYHQSAWAKIGRTVNPYIDRYAPFLQTPISMVQRWWLR, from the exons ATGGGGGGCGGGGACGCGGgcccggaggcggcggcggagcagggggGGCAGGAGGcgaagcgggcggcggcggcggcctacgACTACGAGGCGGACCCGCGCTGGGCCGACTACTGGTCCAACGTCCTCGTcccgccgcacctcgccgcccgCCCCGACGTCGTCGCCCACTTCCGCCGCAAGTTCTACCAACGCTTCATC GATCGTGATTTGGTGGTTGAGCCTATGTCAACCACTGGTTCCACTCAGCCGAGCAGGCCAGACATAAGGTCTTCACCTTCAGCATCCACTGAGAGTGTCAGGGCTCGCAATTCAG GTTCTAGTTCCAGATCAGCTGCCCCGCCACCAGCAGCACCACAAGCAGGGGCTGCAAGCCCTTTACGTTTCGATGCAAAGACTATACATTTCTCCGTAAATGCCTGG GTACTGGTTGTTGCTGGTCTGGGAATGCTTCCAATCTTGCCAAAACATCTTGCAGACAGAGCTTGCAAGCTTTCGTTGCTGGGAACAGTCCTCTCCTCAGGATACTCTTTATACAGTACTTATGGG AAACCAAGAGAATTGAACATGGCTGCAATTCAGGGTTGGTTGCAGTCAGTACTTGGAGCCAAGGATTTTATCCATTTAATGTTCTCTTTGTTGCTCGTCACATCTCAGCTGCACTTAAAGA TTGCTGCGCTACCTGTGTTCTGCTGGGCCCTTGATCATGTTGCCAGATTCCTAAGGCGTAACTTTTCCCGCTCATCTTTCTACAG GGGATACTTGGAAGAGCCTTGCCTTTGGGTGGAGACAAACAACACCACGCTCAGCCTCCTTAGCTCGAATGCCGAACTTGCCTTGGGGTTCCTTCTGATCATATCACTGTTCTC GTGGAGGCGCAACTTCATCCAGACATTCATGTACTGGAAC GTGCTGAAGATGATGTACCGCGCGCCCGTGACATCCAGCTACCACCAGAGTGCGTGGGCCAAGATCGGGCGGACCGTCAACCCCTACATCGACCGCTACGCTCCGTTCCTCCAGACACCCATCTCCATGGTCCAGCGGTGGTGGCTCAGGTAG